A genomic window from Ischnura elegans chromosome 10, ioIscEleg1.1, whole genome shotgun sequence includes:
- the LOC124166940 gene encoding uncharacterized protein LOC124166940, with translation MASRVSFGGQEVDLQRAIDDFSDKLEQLGAENERLRAVVARGEGQEVASPASAKFTLLNSIEPFHGRPGDDVDAYLERVQQVASLSGWSDGETLAAARLRLGGEAAVYERTRLECKTAATYSAWKNIILDRYHSKKTARFYRELLAVIHMEPREDIEEFADRVRRINARTAEIGGTPERVEAMRYEADQRALDAFLRGLSGELGRLCRLAMPESFDAAVATAVRIREAERTPRNPSPSRRAFQVTARECYNCGRTGHLARECRSQRRGKCYSCGVEGHFARECRKGSSSRAANLNGKGVDRPAGADPW, from the coding sequence ATGGCGAGTCGGGTTAGTTTTGGCGGGCAAGAGGTGGACCTCCAACGGGCGATCGACGACTTTTCAGACAAACTTGAGCAGCTGGGTGCTGAGAACGAGCGTTTGAGAGCCGTCGTCGCCAGGGGAGAAGGGCAGGAGGTCGCTTCACCCGCGAGTGCAAAATTCACCCTCCTAAATTCCATAGAACCCTTCCATGGTCGCCCCGGCGATGACGTCGATGCCTACCTCGAGCGAGTCCAGCAGGTGGCGTCCCTGAGCGGATGGAGCGATGGGGAAACGCTCGCCGCCGCGCGGCTACGTCTGGGTGGGGAAGCCGCGGTGTACGAGCGCACGAGACTAGAATGTAAGACGGCGGCCACTTACTCGGCATGGAAGAACATCATTCTCGACCGCTATCACTCGAAAAAGACCGCTCGTTTCTATCGAGAGCTCCTAGCAGTCATTCACATGGAGCCGAGGGAGGACATCGAAGAGTTCGCGGATCGAGTCAGGCGGATCAACGCGCGGACGGCGGAAATCGGCGGAACTCCGGAGCGGGTGGAGGCAATGAGATACGAGGCTGATCAGCGAGCCTTGGATGCCTTCTTGAGAGGCCTTTCGGGCGAATTGGGCAGGCTATGCCGACTCGCTATGCCCGAGAGTTTCGACGCCGCCGTCGCGACGGCAGTGAGAATCCGGGAGGCTGAGAGGACGCCGCGTAATCCATCGCCCAGTCGTCGAGCGTTCCAGGTGACGGCTCGTGAGTGCTACAATTGCGGGCGCACTGGCCATCTCGCCCGTGAGTGTCGCAGCCAACGCCGTGGGAAGTGCTACAGCTGCGGCGTGGAGGGCCATTTTGCTCGTGAGTGCAGGAAGGGGTCATCGAGCCGGGCGGCCAATTTAAACGGCAAAGGGGTCGACCGTCCCGCCGGCGCCGACCCCTGGTAA